The Bombus pascuorum chromosome 11, iyBomPasc1.1, whole genome shotgun sequence genome has a window encoding:
- the LOC132911976 gene encoding uncharacterized protein LOC132911976 produces MPIKTKQIKGILIPMEEQVNKLKELINANPVTPNGSMSKNSSLFEHLECLGEKFDTLVKGEISDYEEMESKIISIVEEFCSLKYMDESIESIDKEMAVQILSTVLDKFKLTLEGLEKLECLPLKQRLTECLDYIKEMGQANEIEHFQNIKELGTSILELLGPLQIYKKSLVCQLLAEKIKLYLCQLCAAFKLLVQLVQEQHRLNAPIYNCKKYVCERLCFCLKMIIEILDISDSLPEDEAFEQKNHFVYRMDLVLDILSEIPNKSQKDQILECKDLWLRIEDVFSCAMAIAQVCKPCNFKAITGTCQSIISEYENLKFQLTSESSDTALNNLFMNSLSDALYRLERKINVSVLNLVMEVFSDPFHALRKLVTICGNSLSAKKRSKNDLSNAIEDFDQIIDKSMQIGLFAIASCKDKNRINQIRNCLASLESLETELISAITTFYLHPESKEMRENVKLLTGQWQLEVNKLHDAINLIIDSGAYCQVVLDDLQDRISVMTNCLDNRKPVTQAQVQSIVLRSLSLSRQISITINDIGSDIIERQTIMMIRELKAAIFEADAASKSLLVDNATEPQQLRVIKRCELILNVVKRLHPALVAIMNNTTLMNTSYGKSSKGQGDTIHDVSNKLASTIYGLSNDHHHQKPLAYVRTPYTVSSCKTPLSIQTANSISKTQLNLSCLIPYIKKGREMRTERSVMYKTPRKNDSVDQSLTDIRLKPRSLTSIRQHLFSRDSISSHDDICLSEETMNLTGILERFVFSCTNLCTTSSKFHHVEKTQHDTIAEKSDKKSVRRLTESLVECIETQSEITTGKMDQCSTIGGGDGPSVVDISKSYDDTQHPNKSTEITQERLFGD; encoded by the exons atgcCTATAAAGACAAAGCAAATAAAAGGGATATTAATACCCATGGAGGAAcaa gtaaataaattgaaagaattaataaatgcTAACCCTGTTACTCCAAATGGGTCTATGTCAAAAAACTCGTCTCTCTTCGAACACTTGGAATGTTTGggagaaaaatttgatacctTGGTAAAAGGAGAAATTAGTGATTATGAAGAAATGGAATCGAAGATTATTAGTATTGTAGAAGAATTTTGTTCACTAAAATATATGGATGAGTCT ATTGAAAGTATAGACAAAGAAATGGCAGTTCAAATTTTGTCCACTGTgttagataaatttaaattaactcTTGAAGGTCTAGAAAAATTAGAATGTTTGCCACTGAAACAAAGGTTGACAGAATGCCTAGACTACATCAAGGAAATGGGTCAAGCCAATGAAATTGAACATTTTCAGAACATCAAG gAATTAGGCACTTCCATTCTGGAATTGCTTGGAccattacaaatatataaaaaaagctTAGTGTGTCAGTTGTTAGCTGAAAAGATCAAACTATATTTGTGTCAGTTGTGTGCAGCATTTAAACTGTTAGTACAATTAGTACAAGAGCAACACCGGCTAAATGCACCAATCtat AATTGCAAGAAATATGTCTGTGAAAGACTCTGCTTTTGCTTGAAGatgataatagaaatattggaTATATCAGATTCATTACCTGAGGATGAAGCATTTGAAcaaaaaaatcattttgtttATAG aatggATTTGGTATTGGATATCTTGTCAGAGATTCCAAATAAATCACAAAAAGATCAAATATTGGAATGCAAAGACTTATGGCTTCGAATAGAAGATGTATTCTCGTGTGCGATGGCAATTGCACAGGTCTGCAAACCTTGCAATTTTAAAGCGATAACCGGAACCTGTCAGTCGATTATATctgaatatgaaaatttgaagttCCAATTAACGTCCGAATCATCTGATACAGCATTGAATAATTTGTTCATGAACAGTTTAAGCGACGCGCTTTATCGATTAGAACGTAAAATTAATGTGTCGGTATTGAATCTTGTTATGGAAGTTTTCAGTGATCCCTTTCACGCTCTGAGAAAGCTTGTTACAATTTGTGGCAATTCATTAAGCGCTAAAAAGCGATCTAAGAACGATTTATCCAATGCTATAGAGGATTTCGATCAAATTATAGACAAATCCATGCAAATTGGATTGTTCGCTATTGCCTCTTGCAAAGATAAAAATC GGATTAATCAAATACGAAACTGTTTGGCAAGTCTCGAATCTTTGGAAACAGAGTTGATTTCTGCCATTACCACCTTTTATTTGCATCCAGAGAGTAAAGAAATGcgagaaaatgtaaaactgTTAACTGGACAGTGGCAATTGGAAGTCAATAAGTTACACGATGCGATTAATCTAATTATAGATTCGGGTGCTTACTGTCAG gTAGTATTAGACGATCTTCAGGATCGTATTTCTGTAATGACAAATTGTCTCGACAATAGGAAGCCTGTTACTCAAGCGCAAGTACAAAGTATTGTACTTCGATCCTTGTCGCTCTCCCGCCAAATAAGTATCACCATAAACGATATTGGAAGCGACATTATTGAAAGACAAACAATAATGATGATTAGAGAATTAAAAGCTG caaTATTCGAAGCTGATGCTGCCTCGAAAAGTCTTTTAGTGGATAACGCTACAGAACCACAGCAATTACGAGTAATAAAAAGAtgcgaattaattttaaacgtaGTAAAACGATTACATCCTGCTTTAGTTGCTATTATGAATAATACAACATTGATGAATACAAGTTATGGAAAAAGCAGTAAGGGACAAGGTGATACTATTCACG ACGTGAGTAACAAATTGGCATCTACAATTTATGGATTATCTAATGATCATCATCATCAAAAACCTTTAGCCTATGTAAGAACTCCTTATACAG TGAGCAGTTGCAAAACACCCTTATCTATACAGACTGCGAATAGTATTTCTAAAACACAATTGAATTTATCATGTTTGATTCCTTATATCAAGAAAGGGCGCGAGATGCGCACCGAACGTTCGGTCATGTATAAAACACCTCGCAAAAATGACTCTGTTGATCAATCCTTGACCGACATTAGGTTAAAACCACGTAGTTTGACTAGTATCAGACAGCATCTGTTTAGCAGGGACAGTATTAGTTCTCATGATGATATCTGTTTGTCTGAGGAAACTATGAATCTAACAG GTATTTTAGAAAGATTTGTATTTTCCTGTACAAATCTGTGCACAACCTCGTCGAAGTTTCATCACGTAGAAAAAACGCAACATGATACGATCGCTGAAAAATCAGATAAAAAGTCTGTTAGACGTTTAACAGAATCGTTGGTTGAATGTATCGAAACGCAATCTGAGATTACAACTGGTAAAATGGATCAATGTTCTACGATCGGCGGAGGTGACGGGCCATCAGTTGTGGATATATCGAAAAGTTACGATGATACTCAACATCCGAATAAAAGTACAGAAATAACACAAGAACGACTATTTGGAGATTAA
- the LOC132911982 gene encoding E3 ubiquitin-protein ligase RMND5A, producing the protein MEACNVVEREVDKILLKFGVVNEHAETVLQDLINHIESLKREFTQAPENHELTPGQVQILKEAMKKVCETVHRLTTEHRELHGSVSKVGKAIDRNFTADFASTSREDVFSGPEKSHLLNQVICQHFYRHGMLDIAAELAAEAGIKTEEGTKEPFTELNYILDCLKQRNLEPALEWAKRHREALLAQNSSLEFKLHRLHFIRLIQQGPSKQTEAINYARQNLTQYVGRHGKEVQALMGTLLYLPNGIQSSPYSHLLDPTLWLDIHDVFTREACTLFGLSVDSPLSVCINAGCTALPTLLNIKQVMQQRQVNTVWNGKDELPIEIDLGKDGRYHSVFACPILRQQSTENNPPMKLVCGHVISRDALNKLTNANKLKCPYCPVEQNPEDARLIYF; encoded by the exons ATGGAGGCGTGTAATGTCGTTGAACGTGAAGTtgacaagattttattaaaatttggaGTGGTAAACGAGCATGCAGAGACAGTACTGCAGGATCTAATAAATCATATCGAATCTTTAAAAAGGGAATTTACTCAAG CACCAGAAAATCATGAATTAACCCCAGGACAAGtgcaaatattaaaagagGCAATGAAAAAAGTTTGTGAAACTGTACATCGTTTAACCACAGAACACAGAGAGTTACACGGTTCTGTTTCAAAAGTAGGAAAAGCAATTGATAGAAATTTCACTGCAGACTTCGCAAGTACAAGCAGAGAAGATGTTTTTTCAGGTCCAGAAAAGTCACATCTTTTAAATCAAGTTATTTGTCAGCATTTTTACCGTCATGGCATGTTGGATATTGCAGCAGAATTAGCAGCA GAAGCTGGAATTAAAACAGAGGAAGGTACAAAGGAGCCATTCacagaattaaattatatattggaTTGTTTAAAGCAAAGAAATCTGGAACCTGCGCTTGAATGGGCTAAAAGACATAGAGAAGCACTTCTAGCACAA AATTCGTCTCTTGAGTTTAAGCTTCATAGGTTACATTTTATAAGACTGATTCAACAAGGACCTAGCAAACAAACTGAAGCAATAAATTATGCTCGTCAAAATCTTACGCAATACGTCGGACGACATGGGAAAGAGGTGCAGGCATTAATGGgcacattattatatttaccaaATGGCATACAGTCCTCTCCTTACAGTCATTTATTGGATCCTACTTTATGGCTAGATATTCACGATGTATTCACGAGAGAGGCTTGCACATTATTTGGTTTAAGCGTAGATAGTCCTCTTTCTGTATG CATTAATGCGGGTTGTACTGCATTACCAACGCTTTTGAACATTAAGCAAGTTATGCAACAAAGACAAGTAAATACCGTTTGGAATGGAAAAGATGAATTACCT ATTGAAATAGATCTCGGCAAAGACGGTCGTTATCATTCTGTTTTCGCGTGTCCAATTTTGAGACAACAAAGTACAGAGAATAATCCGCCAATGAAATTAGTCTGTGGACATGTTATTTCAAGAGATGCGTTAAATAAACTTACTAACGCAAACaa attgAAATGTCCATATTGTCCAGTAGAACAAAATCCAGAAGACGCTAGACTTATCTACTTTTAG
- the LOC132911987 gene encoding V-type proton ATPase subunit e-like produces the protein MGASIIPLLLFTALWAIVGIVLPIFVPRSTNRGILQVMLMLTAFTCWLFWLCCYMAQMNPLIGPKLPKNTVLMMAREWSHVQFNQ, from the exons ATGGGAGCGTCAATAATACCACTGTTACTTTTTACGGCATTATGGGCTATAGTAGGAATTGTCTTACCAATATTTGTTCCAAGAAGTACTAATCGTGG GATCCTTCAGGTTATGCTCATGTTGACAGCATTTACATGTTGGTTATT CTGGTTATGTTGCTATATGGCTCAAATGAATCCTTTAATCGGACCAAAATTACCTAAAAATACGGTTCTTATGATGGCACGAGAATGG AGCCACGTCCAATTTAATCAATAG
- the LOC132911983 gene encoding protein preli-like isoform X2, whose protein sequence is MVKYYESNTIFQFNWDQVVRGFWQRYPNPNSTHVLTEDTVSRKVKDGILYTTRLLTKTNRVPKWGERFISKSVVKIVEETIVDPKTKTLTTYTRNLGYTKVMVVVEKVVYKVCEENPNWTVAKRSAWIDSQVFGFGRAIQAFGLDRFKKNCTLMYNGFNYVLAHMFPHTAQYMNPTLSQMGFTHLVRTTYIIQASKGKNLYLHVSFFLFQIDEGAGARTSLAEDFQHSLQGRAEKVKDAAKKATDLAKKKAGTIYAAYQSEQS, encoded by the exons ATGGTGAAGTATTATGAAAGTAatacaattttccaatttaattgGGATCAAGTAGTACGTGGATTTTGGCAAAGATATCCAAATCCTAATAG caCCCATGTACTTACGGAAGATACTGTATCAAGGAAGGTTAAAGATGGCATATTATATACCACACGACTTCTGACAAAAACTAACAGAGTACCAAAATGGGGAGAGAGATTTATTAGTAAAAGtgttgtaaaaattgttgaagAGACCATAGTGGACCCCAAAACGAAAACTTTAACAACATATACAAGAAATTTAGGTTACACTAAAGTCATG GTTGTTGTGGAGAAAGTTGTTTATAAGGTGTGCGAAGAAAATCCTAATTGGACAGTTGCAAAAAGATCAGCTTGGATCGATAGTCAAGTATTTGGATTTGGTAGAGCTATTCAAGCATTTGGATTGGatagatttaaaaagaattgtaCTCTGATGTATAACGGGTTTAATTATGTCCTAGCACATATGTTTCCACATACAGCACAGTATATGAATCCAACACTTTCTCAAATGGGTTTTACTCATCTAGTAAGAACAACGTACATAATCCAAGCGtcaaaaggaaaaaatttatatttacatgtttctttctttttatttcagatCGATGAAGGAGCTGGGGCAAGGACTAGTCTCGCGGAAGATTTTCAACATTCGTTACAGGGTAGAGCGGAAAAAGTAAAGGACGCTGCTAAAAAGGCAACAGATTTGGCAAAGAAAAAAGCTGGAACGATTTACGCTGCGTATCAATCTGAACAGTCATAA
- the LOC132911983 gene encoding PRELI domain-containing protein 1, mitochondrial isoform X3, with translation MFQIKIFFQSGLIFLTVQIILINKMVKYYESNTIFQFNWDQVVRGFWQRYPNPNSTHVLTEDTVSRKVKDGILYTTRLLTKTNRVPKWGERFISKSVVKIVEETIVDPKTKTLTTYTRNLGYTKVMVVVEKVVYKVCEENPNWTVAKRSAWIDSQVFGFGRAIQAFGLDRFKKNCTLMYNGFNYVLAHMFPHTAQYMNPTLSQMGFTHLIDEGAGARTSLAEDFQHSLQGRAEKVKDAAKKATDLAKKKAGTIYAAYQSEQS, from the exons ATGTTtcaaatcaaaatattctttcagaGTGGATTAATCTTTCTG ACAGTACAAATTATACTGATCAACAAAATGGTGAAGTATTATGAAAGTAatacaattttccaatttaattgGGATCAAGTAGTACGTGGATTTTGGCAAAGATATCCAAATCCTAATAG caCCCATGTACTTACGGAAGATACTGTATCAAGGAAGGTTAAAGATGGCATATTATATACCACACGACTTCTGACAAAAACTAACAGAGTACCAAAATGGGGAGAGAGATTTATTAGTAAAAGtgttgtaaaaattgttgaagAGACCATAGTGGACCCCAAAACGAAAACTTTAACAACATATACAAGAAATTTAGGTTACACTAAAGTCATG GTTGTTGTGGAGAAAGTTGTTTATAAGGTGTGCGAAGAAAATCCTAATTGGACAGTTGCAAAAAGATCAGCTTGGATCGATAGTCAAGTATTTGGATTTGGTAGAGCTATTCAAGCATTTGGATTGGatagatttaaaaagaattgtaCTCTGATGTATAACGGGTTTAATTATGTCCTAGCACATATGTTTCCACATACAGCACAGTATATGAATCCAACACTTTCTCAAATGGGTTTTACTCATCTA atCGATGAAGGAGCTGGGGCAAGGACTAGTCTCGCGGAAGATTTTCAACATTCGTTACAGGGTAGAGCGGAAAAAGTAAAGGACGCTGCTAAAAAGGCAACAGATTTGGCAAAGAAAAAAGCTGGAACGATTTACGCTGCGTATCAATCTGAACAGTCATAA
- the LOC132911981 gene encoding synaptic vesicular amine transporter has protein sequence MGGGEWSGWLQRCRESRKLVLIIVAIALLLDNMLLTTVVPIIPEFLYDIKHPNATLSQHLNEGGSRRTFTGVQPTSGNIITSTSPSVTTTPKCPCAVTKSNDSQLEFLYVSTPSSIESSGLLESTNSGEINSPTEDPDEKAQRHRELLQETTAVGLMFASKAFVQLLANPIVGPLTHKIGYSIPMFTGFIIMFLSTLIFAFGRSYGILFLARALQGIGSSCSSVSGMGMLAERYQDDKERGNAMGIALGGLALGVLIGPPFGGAMYEYVGKSAPFLVLSALALGDGILQLLVLQPSVVYTEAEPPSLKSLVTDPYISLAAGAITFANMGIAMLEPSLPIWMMDTMDASRWEQGAAFLPASISYLIGTNLFGPLGHRMGRWLAALIGLVVIGICLMCIPLAKSIHHLIVPNAGLGFAIGMVDSSMMPELGYLVDIRHTAVYGSVYAIGDVAFCLGFAVGPALSGTLVNSIGFEWMLFGIAILNFIYAPLMYFLRAPPTKEEQKSLIIGEKSSVRYVTYQNEEEEQ, from the exons ATGGGTGGTGGAGAATGGAGCGGCTGGTTGCAACGATGTCGAGAATCGCGAAAGCTGGTTCTCATAATCGTTGCCATCGCTCTGCTCTTAGACAATATGCTTTTGACCACGGTTG TGCCCATTATACCGGAGTTTCTATACGACATCAAGCATCCTAACGCAACCTTGAGTCAGCATCTGAATGAGGGTGGTTCCCGTCGAACGTTCACCGGTGTTCAACCAACGAGCGGTAATATCATCACGTCTACGAGTCCGAGTGTAACAACTACGCCGAAATGTCCTTGTGCTGTGACCAAATCGAATGATTCTCAATTGGAGTTTCTTTATGTGAGCACGCCTTCTAGCATCGAGTCGAGCGGTTTGCTTG AGAGTACGAATAGCGGCGAAATAAATTCGCCAACGGAAGATCCGGATGAAAAGGCGCAACGACATCGCGAGTTGTTGCAAGAAACGACTGCTGTTGGTTTAATGTTCGCTTCCAAGGCTTTCGTTCAATTGCTGGCAAATCCAATCGTCGGTCCGCTTACCCACAA AATCGGTTATAGCATACCTATGTTCACCGGCTTCATCATTATGTTCCTTTCTACACTAATATTTGCGTTTGGACGAAGCTACGGAATTCTTTTCTTAGCGAGGGCGCTTCAGGGAATCGGCTCTTCGTGTTCCAGCGTTTCAG GTATGGGAATGTTGGCCGAAAGATACCAAGACGACAAGGAACGTGGTAACGCGATGGGTATTGCACTCGGTGGATTGGCTCTTGGTGTTCTCATCGGGCCTCCATTTGGCGGCGCGATGTACGAATATGTCGGAAAATCTGCTCCATTCTTAGTACTTTCGGCATTGGCCCTTGGCGACGGAA TTCTGCAACTTCTGGTGCTTCAACCGTCTGTCGTGTACACCGAAGCGGAACCACCGTCTCTCAAATCTCTGGTCACCGATCCTTACATCTCTTTAGCTGCTG GTGCTATTACGTTCGCCAATATGGGTATTGCAATGCTAGAACCCAGTCTTCCTATCTGGATGATGGACACGATGGATGCGAGTAGATGGGAGCAAGGTGCTGCGTTTCTACCGGCAAGCATTAGTTATCTGATCGGTACTAATCTTTTCGGACCACTCGGACATAGAATGGGCAG gtGGTTAGCTGCATTGATTGGGCTAGTCGTGATCGGCATTTGCTTGATGTGC ATACCGCTGGCTAAAAGTATCCATCATCTGATTGTACCTAATGCAGGCTTGGGATTCGCTATCGGAATGGTGGATAGTTCGATGATGCCGGAATTGGGTTACTTAGTCGACATACGACACACCGCCGTCTATGGAAGTGTATATGCTATCGGAGATGTTGCGTTTTGTTTAGGTTTTGCCGTTG GACCTGCTTTGAGTGGTACGTTAGTCAACAGTATTGGCTTTGAATGGATGTTATTTGGCATTGCCATTTTGAACTTTATTTATGCTCCACTGATGTACTTTTTGCGGGCGCCGCCAACGAAAGAGGAACAGAAG tcgTTGATAATTGGCGAAAAGTCGTCTGTGCGCTACGTAACGTACCAGAATGAGGAAGAGGAACAGTAA
- the LOC132911983 gene encoding protein preli-like isoform X1, with product MFQIKIFFQSGLIFLTVQIILINKMVKYYESNTIFQFNWDQVVRGFWQRYPNPNSTHVLTEDTVSRKVKDGILYTTRLLTKTNRVPKWGERFISKSVVKIVEETIVDPKTKTLTTYTRNLGYTKVMVVVEKVVYKVCEENPNWTVAKRSAWIDSQVFGFGRAIQAFGLDRFKKNCTLMYNGFNYVLAHMFPHTAQYMNPTLSQMGFTHLVRTTYIIQASKGKNLYLHVSFFLFQIDEGAGARTSLAEDFQHSLQGRAEKVKDAAKKATDLAKKKAGTIYAAYQSEQS from the exons ATGTTtcaaatcaaaatattctttcagaGTGGATTAATCTTTCTG ACAGTACAAATTATACTGATCAACAAAATGGTGAAGTATTATGAAAGTAatacaattttccaatttaattgGGATCAAGTAGTACGTGGATTTTGGCAAAGATATCCAAATCCTAATAG caCCCATGTACTTACGGAAGATACTGTATCAAGGAAGGTTAAAGATGGCATATTATATACCACACGACTTCTGACAAAAACTAACAGAGTACCAAAATGGGGAGAGAGATTTATTAGTAAAAGtgttgtaaaaattgttgaagAGACCATAGTGGACCCCAAAACGAAAACTTTAACAACATATACAAGAAATTTAGGTTACACTAAAGTCATG GTTGTTGTGGAGAAAGTTGTTTATAAGGTGTGCGAAGAAAATCCTAATTGGACAGTTGCAAAAAGATCAGCTTGGATCGATAGTCAAGTATTTGGATTTGGTAGAGCTATTCAAGCATTTGGATTGGatagatttaaaaagaattgtaCTCTGATGTATAACGGGTTTAATTATGTCCTAGCACATATGTTTCCACATACAGCACAGTATATGAATCCAACACTTTCTCAAATGGGTTTTACTCATCTAGTAAGAACAACGTACATAATCCAAGCGtcaaaaggaaaaaatttatatttacatgtttctttctttttatttcagatCGATGAAGGAGCTGGGGCAAGGACTAGTCTCGCGGAAGATTTTCAACATTCGTTACAGGGTAGAGCGGAAAAAGTAAAGGACGCTGCTAAAAAGGCAACAGATTTGGCAAAGAAAAAAGCTGGAACGATTTACGCTGCGTATCAATCTGAACAGTCATAA
- the LOC132911986 gene encoding uncharacterized protein LOC132911986, producing MWQLCLVLAIASSKSVIAFPQNDGQSGGKVEIQTIPSTFSVDGFVFDGPADGRNVATAASTTSSATPSTTTRVSSSNSQVDLCMTTCPTTSEYNPVCGSDDVEYSNPGQLTCASACGKDVTLIHYGKCRTTKIRG from the exons ATGTGGCAACTTTGTCTAGTGTTAG CTATCGCATCGAGCAAAAGCGTGATCGCATTTCCACAG AACGATGGGCAGTCTGGTGGCAAAGTCGAGATTCAAACGATACCCAGTACGTTCTCGGTGGACGGATTTGTTTTTGACGGACCTGCAGACGGCAGAAATGTCGCAACCGCGGCTAGCACCACTAGTTCCGCAACACCTTCGACGACCACGAGGGTTTCTTCCTCCAACTCTCAAGTGGACCTGTGTATGACTACGTGTCCG ACGACGAGCGAATACAATCCGGTATGCGGCTCGGACGACGTTGAATACTCCAATCCAGGACAATTAACCTGCGCATCGGCATGTGGAAAAG ATGTTACGTTAATACACTACGGAAAATGTAGGACTACGAAGATAAGAGGATAG